In Nicotiana tabacum cultivar K326 chromosome 2, ASM71507v2, whole genome shotgun sequence, the following proteins share a genomic window:
- the LOC107761524 gene encoding LOW QUALITY PROTEIN: protein HOMOLOG OF MAMMALIAN LYST-INTERACTING PROTEIN 5 (The sequence of the model RefSeq protein was modified relative to this genomic sequence to represent the inferred CDS: inserted 1 base in 1 codon), whose translation MSKENEPAKLLLPYLQRADELQKHEPLVAYYCRLYAMERGLKIPQKERTKTTSSLLVSLINQLEKDKKSLELGPDDHLHVEGFALNVFAKADKQDRAGRADLNTAKTFYAASIFFEILNQFGELQPDLEQKQKYAAWKAADIRKALKEGRKPVPGPPGDERDISELSSAQNDTYDHQPSGTDSVIKPAPESDSVIKPAPESSSFNHAYDDAHYSANRPSPPATPPPPPSRVPPSPPAATTPTPSHIPPSPPSYSSDEYPSQNDYSSHNFQQTGPVNISENPSYSPSYHHQPYVQEPQFHLPQHYPSHDVPSNSYPNFQSYPSFMESSLPSAPSHHPSYYQGADASYSTLPXSSTANFSSNAQHSSSERNGTASQAAAAPTKSYEYDSNYQPPPDKIAEAHKAARFAVGALAFDDVSIAVDYLKKSLELLTNPSGDQ comes from the exons ATGTCGAAGGAGAACGAACCGGCAAAGTTGCTACTGCCTTACCTTCAACGTGCCGATGAGTTGCAGAAACACGAACCTCTCGTTGCCTACTACT GTCGGTTGTACGCAATGGAGCGAGGGTTGAAGATTCCTCAAAAAGAGCGTACAAAGACCACTAGTTCCCTCCTTGTCTCCCTTATTAATCAACTCGAAAAG GATAAGAAGTCATTGGAATTGGGGCCCGATGATCATTTGCATGTGGAGGGATTTGCCTTGAATGTTTTTGCAAAGGCAGATAAACAAGATCGAGCTGGGAGAGCAGACTT GAATACAGCAAAGACGTTTTATGCCGCCAGTATCTTTTTTGAGATCCTTAATCAGTTCGGTGAACTCCAGCCTGAT CTTGAGCAGAAACAGAAGTATGCAGCTTGGAAGGCAGCAGATATAAGGAAAGCTCTGAAAGAAGGAAGGAAGCCTGTACCAGGCCCTCCTGGTGATGAAAGAGATATTTCGGAGCTGTCCAGTGCACAAAATGATACATAT GATCATCAACCTAGTGGAACTGATTCAGTCATCAAACCTGCACCAGAATCCGATTCAGTCATCAAACCTGCACCAGAATCCAGTTCATTTAATCACGCATATGACGATGCGCATTATTCTGCAAATAGACCGTCTCCTCCAGCCACCCCACCACCACCCCCTTCACGTGTCCCTCCGTCACCTCCGGCAGCCACCACACCAACTCCTTCACATATCCCTCCATCACCTCCTTCATATTCTAGTGATGAGTATCCTTCTCAAAATGACTATTCTTCTCATAATTTCCAGCAGACTGGACCAGTTAATATATCTGAAAATCCGTCTTACTCTCCGTCGTATCACCATCAACCTTATGTGCAAGAACCACAGTTTCACTTGCCACAGCACTACCCTTCGCATGATGTTCCCTCGAATTCATATCCCAATTTCCAGTCATATCCTAGCTTTATGGAGAGCAGCCTTCCTTCTGCGCCATCACATCACCCTTCTTACTACCAAGGCGCTGATGCTTCGTATTCCACATTGC CATCAAGCACTGCAAACTTTTCATCAAACGCTCAACACAGCTCAAGTGAGAGAAATGGGACTGCATCACAAGCTGCAGCTGCTCCCACTAAATCATATGAGTACGACAGCAATTATCAGCCTCCTCCAGATAAAATAGCTGAAGCACACAAGGCTGCAAGGTTTGCTGTTGGGGCTCTAGCATTTGATGATGTCTCTATTGCCGTAGACTACCTCAAAAAATCACTTGAGTTGTTAACAAACCCATCAGGTGATCAATGA
- the LOC142166955 gene encoding uncharacterized protein LOC142166955 translates to MLQNLKENLQVAQTRMKFFVDRNRTDRNLEVGDWVYLKLQPYRQTSIAVRRNLKLSAKYYGTYKVLQKIGSVAYRLELPQGSQIHPVFHVSQHKKKVGPHINPQQQSLVCDGEGRVLVQPVAILQRRMVKVRCKGAGTMVEFRPR, encoded by the coding sequence ATGTTGCAAAATCTGAAGGAAAATCTTCAAGTGGCTCAAACCAGAATGAAGTTCTTTGTAGACAGAAACAGGACAGACAGGAATCTAGAGGTCGGAGATTGGGTTTATTTGAAGTTGCAGCCATACAGACAAACATCAATAGCCGTGAGAAGGAACTTAAAATTGAGTGCTAAATACTACGGAACTTACAAAGTATTACAGAAAATAGGCTCAGTTGCTTATCGTTTAGAATTACCTCAAGGGTCACAGATTCATCCAGTCTTTCACGTGTCCCAGCACAAAAAGAAGGTTGGGCCCCACATCAACCCTCAGCAGCAATCTCTAGTGTGTGATGGTGAAGGCAGGGTCCTAGTACAGCCGGTGGCCATCCTTCAACGGCGGATGGTAAAGGTTAGGTGTAAAGGTGCTGGTACAATGGTCGAATTTAGGCCCAGATGA
- the LOC107761525 gene encoding 65-kDa microtubule-associated protein 1-like, which yields MAEADAQAPVLDETTCGSLLQKLQQIWDEVGETDDERDNMLLQIDQECLDVYKRKVDQAVKSRAHLLQALADAKVELSRLLSALGEKTYVGIPEKTSGTIKEQLAAIAPALEKLWEQKDDRIKEFFDVQSQIQKISSEIAGTREQVESLTVDESDLSLKKLDEFQAQLQELQKEKSERLQKVLELVSTVHDLCAVLGMDFFSTVTEVHPSLNDSTGVQSKSISNDTLSSLAKTVLVLKEDKKQRLHKLQELATQLIDLWNLMDTPEEERSLFDHVTCNISASVDEVAIPGALALDLIEQAEVEVERLDQLKASKMKEIAFKRQAELEDIYARAHVEIDTEAAREKIMALIDSGNVDPAELLADMDNQIVNAKEEAHSRKEILDKVEKWMAACEEESWLEDYNRDDNRYNASRGAHLNLKRAEKARILVNKIPALVDSLVAKTRAWEQERDTTFTYDGVPLLAMLDEYMMLRHDREEEKRRLRDQKKFHEQISKEETVFGSTPSPARPLGPKKVTGPRANGSANGPTSRRLSLNSHQNGSRSTNKDGKRDTRPIAPLNYVAMTKDDAASHISGSEHSPSTP from the exons atggcAGAAGCAGATGCTCAAGCTCCTGTTCTTGACGAAACAACTTGCGGTTCCCTACTACAAAAGCTGCAg CAAATTTGGGATGAGGTCGGTGAAACTGATGATGAGCGGGACAATATGCTTCTTCAGATAGACCAAGAGTGCCTGGATGTCTACAAGAGAAAGGTTGACCAGGCTGTGAAGTCACGGGCTCACCTTCTTCAGGCATTGGCAGATGCCAAAGTTGAACTCTCCAGGCTGCTATCAGCCCTGGGAGAGAAGACATATGTTGGAATT CCTGAGAAGACTTCAGGTACAATCAAGGAACAGCTTGCAGCTATAGCACCAGCACTGGAAAAACTGTGGGAGCAGAAAGATGATAGGATAAAAGAGTTTTTTGATGTGCAATCACAAATTCAGAAGATAAGCAGTGAGATTGCAGGAACTCGCGAGCAAGTTGAGAGTCTTACAGTGGACGAATCTGATTTATCTCTTAAAAAGTTGGATGAGTTTCAGGCACAgcttcaagagctccaaaaagAGAAG AGTGAGAGACTACAGAAGGTCCTTGAACTTGTGAGTACCGTGCATGACCTTTGTGCTGTTCTTGGCATGGACTTCTTCAGTACTGTCACAGAAGTTCACCCAAGCCTGAATGATTCAACTGGTGTACAGTCAAAAAGTATTAGCAATGATACTCTGTCAAGTCTGGCTAAAACTGTCTTAGTATTAAAGGAGGATAAGAAGCAGAGATTGCATAAG CTTCAAGAGTTAGCAACTCAGCTAATCGATTTATGGAATTTGATGGATACCCCAGAAGAAGAAAGGAGCTTGTTTGACCATGTTACCTGCAACATATCAGCTTCAGTAGATGAAGTGGCCATTCCAGGGGCTCTTGCTCTTGATCTGATTGAACAG GCTGAAGTAGAAGTTGAAAGGCTTGATCAACTAAAAGCTAGCAAGATGAAGGAGATTGCTTTCAAAAGGCAGGCTGAACTGGAAGACATTTATGCTCGTGCCCACGTAGAGATTGATACGGAGGCTGCTCGAGAAAAAATTATGGCACTGATCGATTCTGGGAATGTTGATCCTGCAGAGTTACTAGCTGACATGGACAATCAGATTGTAAATGCAAAAGAAGAGGCTCATAGCAGGAAAGAAATATTGGATAAAGTTGAGAAATGGATGGCAGCTTGTGAAGAAGAGAGCTGGCTTGAAGACTACAACAGG GACGACAACCGATATAATGCAAGTAGAGGAGCACACTTAAATTTGAAGAGGGCTGAAAAGGCTCGGATATTGGTCAACAAAATTCCAG CTCTTGTGGACTCCTTGGTTGCAAAAACCAGAGCATGGGAGCAAGAGCGAGACACCACATTCACTTATGATGGCGTTCCACTACTTGCCATGCTAGATGAATATATGATGCTCAGGCACGacagagaagaagagaaaagaaggTTGAGG GACCAGAAGAAGTTCCATGAGCAGATAAGCAAAGAAGAAACAGTATTTGGATCAACGCCAAGCCCTGCTCGACCACTTGGTCCAAAGAAGGTAACAGGCCCACGAGCAAATGGCAGTGCCAATGGGCCGACAAGCAGAAGGCTGTCACTTAATTCCCACCAAAACGGTTCCAGGTCAACTAATAAAGATGGGAAGAGAGACACCAGACCAATTGCTCCTCTGAACTATGTTGCCATGACAAAGGATGATGCAGCCTCTCACATTTCTGGAAGTGAGCATAGTCCTAGCACACCTTAG